A single window of Micrococcaceae bacterium Sec5.1 DNA harbors:
- the rpsK gene encoding 30S ribosomal protein S11, whose protein sequence is MPPKTRGAVRKPRRKDKKNIALGQAHIKSTFNNTIVSITDPNGAVISWASAGEVGFKGSRKSTPFAAQMAAEAAAKRAQEHGLRKVDVFVKGPGSGRETAIRSLQAAGLEVGSIQDVTPSAHNGCRPPKRRRV, encoded by the coding sequence ATGCCCCCGAAGACTCGTGGAGCGGTTCGTAAGCCGCGTCGCAAGGATAAGAAGAACATTGCGCTTGGCCAGGCGCACATCAAGAGCACCTTTAACAACACCATCGTGTCCATCACGGACCCGAACGGTGCTGTAATCTCCTGGGCTTCCGCCGGTGAGGTTGGCTTCAAGGGCTCCCGTAAGTCCACCCCGTTCGCTGCCCAGATGGCTGCTGAAGCTGCTGCAAAGCGCGCTCAGGAGCACGGTCTGCGCAAGGTTGACGTATTCGTCAAGGGTCCGGGATCCGGACGCGAAACCGCAATCCGTTCGCTTCAGGCTGCTGGCCTTGAGGTTGGCTCCATCCAGGACGTCACCCCCAGCGCCCACAACGGTTGCCGCCCGCCCAAGCGCCGCCGCGTCTAA
- the truA gene encoding tRNA pseudouridine(38-40) synthase TruA has protein sequence MNERKPAAPALGGGGFLRVRMDLSYDGGPFNGWALQPGLVTVQGALEEALALLVRRPVRVTVAGRTDAGVHARGQVVHLDLTEAEWLGLPRGHELDPAVALLRRLRGALSRILGDLTGAIEVHDAGLAPEGFDARFSALWRRYSYRIADGAERWDPVLRGITLWHKAPLNAALMNEGASQLLGLQDFRSYCKPREGATTIRELQKFEFERESDGVIVATVQADAFCHNMVRSLVGSALRVGEGLEQPGWLHERLLERKRDAKSVLAAPHPLVLEKVAYPSDSQLLARAELTRARRE, from the coding sequence ATGAACGAACGAAAACCCGCTGCCCCCGCTTTGGGGGGCGGCGGGTTTTTGCGTGTCCGCATGGATCTTTCCTATGACGGAGGACCCTTCAACGGCTGGGCACTCCAGCCCGGCTTGGTCACAGTGCAGGGAGCACTTGAGGAAGCGCTGGCCCTCCTCGTGCGCCGTCCGGTCCGGGTCACGGTTGCTGGTCGCACTGACGCTGGCGTCCACGCCCGCGGCCAGGTGGTCCATCTGGATCTGACGGAAGCCGAGTGGCTTGGACTTCCGCGCGGGCACGAACTGGACCCCGCTGTCGCGCTTTTGCGTCGCCTTCGCGGAGCCCTCAGCCGCATTCTCGGTGACCTGACCGGTGCCATAGAAGTGCACGACGCCGGTCTGGCGCCTGAAGGATTCGACGCCCGGTTTTCTGCCTTGTGGCGTCGTTACAGTTACCGCATTGCCGACGGCGCGGAGCGTTGGGATCCGGTGCTTCGAGGAATTACGCTGTGGCACAAGGCGCCATTGAACGCTGCGCTGATGAATGAAGGTGCTTCCCAGTTGCTGGGGCTGCAGGATTTCCGTTCCTACTGCAAGCCCCGCGAGGGTGCCACCACCATCCGCGAACTGCAGAAGTTTGAGTTCGAACGGGAGAGCGACGGGGTCATTGTCGCTACTGTTCAGGCGGATGCGTTCTGCCACAACATGGTCAGGTCCTTGGTGGGCTCGGCCCTGCGTGTGGGCGAAGGCCTGGAGCAGCCGGGCTGGCTGCATGAGCGGCTTCTGGAACGTAAGCGTGATGCGAAGTCCGTGTTGGCCGCACCGCACCCGTTGGTGTTGGAAAAAGTAGCGTACCCATCGGATAGCCAGTTGCTGGCACGGGCTGAGCTGACCAGGGCCCGGCGCGAGTAG
- a CDS encoding NAD-dependent epimerase/dehydratase family protein, whose translation MKIAVTGATGFIGGAVAAAAEAQGWEVVRFARRQGPGLTYWDLTGVPSARVPGVDAVIHAAAHVADWGDARTFHRTNVLGTRAVAEAYATTRLVHISSSSVYPWWEPCTNRGEEDVAVRHLNAYARSKALADVETRRHRNAVVLRPHGVYGPGDRTLLPRLISNVRHGRLLTVGHAGIRHQLTHVDNLTKAALAACQSDARGAINVADAEPVELGTVLRQVLAVTGHAGVGIRYVPEPAAMVLAGISEAAALVSGRAPRLTRYAVSQLGRDRTYRLDRLRDELGIEPISTTLSDAGKWLEHGA comes from the coding sequence GTGAAAATCGCGGTTACCGGGGCAACAGGCTTCATTGGGGGAGCAGTCGCCGCCGCCGCTGAGGCCCAAGGCTGGGAAGTTGTTCGTTTCGCACGGCGCCAAGGCCCCGGGCTGACGTATTGGGATCTGACCGGCGTACCATCTGCCCGTGTACCGGGTGTGGACGCCGTGATCCACGCAGCCGCCCATGTGGCGGACTGGGGCGACGCCCGGACGTTCCACCGAACGAATGTGCTGGGAACCCGTGCCGTCGCTGAGGCCTATGCAACAACACGACTGGTGCACATTTCCAGTTCCAGCGTCTACCCGTGGTGGGAGCCCTGCACCAACCGCGGCGAAGAAGACGTGGCTGTGCGCCACCTCAACGCCTACGCAAGGAGTAAAGCGCTCGCCGACGTGGAGACCCGACGGCATCGCAATGCCGTGGTTCTTCGGCCCCACGGAGTTTACGGACCGGGGGACCGGACGCTGCTGCCGCGCCTGATCAGCAATGTCCGCCACGGACGGCTTCTCACCGTTGGCCATGCCGGTATTCGTCATCAACTCACGCACGTGGACAACCTGACAAAGGCAGCGCTGGCAGCTTGCCAGTCCGATGCCCGCGGGGCTATCAACGTGGCGGACGCGGAGCCTGTGGAGCTCGGGACCGTGCTCAGGCAGGTGCTTGCTGTCACTGGCCATGCCGGAGTCGGCATCAGGTACGTCCCCGAGCCCGCTGCCATGGTTCTTGCCGGTATTTCCGAAGCCGCTGCCCTCGTTTCCGGACGGGCACCACGCCTCACGCGCTATGCGGTCAGCCAGCTCGGACGGGACAGAACTTACCGTTTGGACCGACTCCGCGACGAGCTGGGAATCGAACCAATTTCGACCACGCTCTCCGATGCGGGAAAATGGTTGGAGCACGGGGCCTGA
- the rpmJ gene encoding 50S ribosomal protein L36 has product MKVKPSVKQICDKCKVIRRNGRVMVICENPRHKQRQG; this is encoded by the coding sequence ATGAAGGTCAAGCCGAGCGTCAAGCAGATCTGCGACAAGTGCAAAGTGATCCGCCGTAACGGCCGGGTCATGGTGATCTGCGAGAACCCGCGCCACAAGCAGCGCCAGGGCTAA
- the infA gene encoding translation initiation factor IF-1, whose amino-acid sequence MAKKDGVIEIEGVVTEALPNAMFRVELTNKHVVLAHISGKMRQHYIRILPEDRVVVELSPYDLTRGRIVYRYK is encoded by the coding sequence ATGGCCAAGAAGGACGGGGTCATTGAGATCGAGGGCGTTGTGACTGAGGCGCTGCCCAACGCGATGTTTCGTGTTGAGCTCACCAACAAGCACGTCGTTCTCGCACACATCTCTGGGAAGATGCGTCAGCACTACATTCGAATCCTCCCCGAGGACCGCGTAGTGGTGGAGCTAAGCCCATACGACCTCACACGTGGTCGTATCGTCTACCGCTACAAGTAA
- the rplQ gene encoding 50S ribosomal protein L17, producing MPTPTKGPRLGGGPAHERLMLANLAAALFEHKRITTTVTKAKRLKPYAERLVTFAKRGDLSSRRRVLGLISDKGIVHELFTDIAGAVANRDGGYTRITKIGNRKGDNAPMAVIELVLEPVSPKQAVVAEATAAAAKAAPAADEEVVETEAVETEAAETEVAETEEAPAAEAEAADAEVAETEEAPAAEDKK from the coding sequence ATGCCTACCCCCACTAAGGGTCCGCGCCTCGGAGGCGGCCCGGCTCACGAGCGCCTGATGCTCGCGAACCTGGCAGCTGCTCTGTTTGAGCACAAGCGCATCACCACCACGGTTACCAAGGCCAAGCGCCTGAAGCCGTACGCAGAGCGTTTGGTCACCTTCGCCAAGCGTGGCGACCTCTCTTCCCGCCGCCGCGTTCTCGGCCTGATCAGCGACAAGGGCATCGTCCACGAGCTGTTCACCGACATCGCCGGCGCCGTTGCCAACCGCGATGGTGGCTACACCCGTATCACCAAGATCGGCAACCGTAAGGGCGACAACGCTCCCATGGCTGTCATCGAGCTCGTCCTCGAGCCGGTTTCCCCAAAGCAGGCCGTAGTTGCTGAAGCAACTGCTGCTGCTGCCAAGGCTGCCCCGGCTGCTGACGAAGAGGTTGTTGAGACCGAGGCTGTAGAGACCGAAGCTGCTGAAACCGAAGTTGCTGAGACCGAAGAGGCTCCGGCCGCTGAGGCCGAGGCTGCTGACGCTGAAGTTGCGGAGACCGAAGAGGCTCCGGCCGCTGAGGACAAGAAGTAA
- a CDS encoding type II secretion system F family protein, protein MDTALGRSGGPFNREVLYNAGVKQAPADFTVMVVVGTVVVGVIGSFLINVFIGILLALAAPFVAKLLLVFKTEKRRGKFESQLTDTIQMLIGGLRVGHSIMRSFEAAAQEAQAPTSEDLGRIVNEVRIGKDARQAIDDCADRMDSEDFRWIGQAIQINREVGGDLAEVLEQVAGTIRERSEVKGHVRSLSAEGKMSAVILMALPVAVGLFVTAINPGYMKVFVQHPMGIALMVVSAILFTVGGFWMSRTVKIKF, encoded by the coding sequence ATGGACACTGCACTCGGCCGCTCGGGTGGGCCCTTCAATCGCGAGGTTCTGTATAACGCCGGTGTCAAGCAAGCACCTGCCGACTTCACCGTGATGGTTGTCGTCGGCACAGTGGTCGTGGGTGTTATCGGTTCCTTCCTCATCAACGTCTTTATCGGCATTCTACTGGCACTCGCCGCACCATTCGTTGCGAAACTGCTGCTGGTGTTCAAGACCGAAAAACGCCGGGGAAAATTTGAGTCGCAGCTAACAGACACCATCCAGATGTTGATTGGTGGCCTCCGTGTCGGCCACAGCATCATGCGGTCATTCGAAGCAGCCGCGCAGGAAGCGCAAGCTCCCACGTCAGAAGATTTAGGCCGGATCGTCAATGAAGTGAGGATCGGCAAGGACGCCCGCCAAGCCATCGATGACTGCGCCGACCGCATGGACAGCGAGGACTTCCGCTGGATTGGCCAGGCCATACAAATCAATCGGGAAGTCGGCGGTGATTTGGCAGAGGTACTGGAGCAAGTCGCCGGCACAATTCGGGAGCGCAGCGAAGTCAAGGGACACGTTCGTTCCCTCAGTGCCGAAGGCAAGATGTCGGCAGTCATTCTCATGGCTCTCCCCGTGGCAGTCGGACTGTTTGTGACAGCCATCAACCCGGGCTACATGAAAGTCTTCGTCCAACATCCCATGGGAATTGCATTGATGGTTGTCAGTGCGATCCTATTCACCGTCGGTGGCTTCTGGATGAGCCGCACCGTAAAGATTAAGTTTTAG
- a CDS encoding DNA-directed RNA polymerase subunit alpha: MLIAQRPTLSEEVVSENRSRFIIEPLEPGFGYTLGNSLRRTLLSSIPGAAVTSIRIDGVLHEFTTVPGVKEDVTEIILNIKNLSVSSEHDEPVVAYLRKQGPGVVTAADIAPPAGVEFHNPDLHIATLNSKGKFELELTIERGRGYVSAAQNKSGDSEIGRIPVDSIYSPVMKVTFRVEATRVEQRTDFDKLIVDVETKQAIAPRDAVASAGTTLVELFGLARELNTAAEGIEIGPSPTDAALAADMALPIEDLDLTVRSYNCLKREGIHTVGELVARSEADLMDIRNFGAKSIDEVKAKLVELGLSLKDSPPGFDLAARAAAIEEDDAAFSDDEL; this comes from the coding sequence GTGCTCATTGCACAGCGCCCCACCCTGTCTGAAGAAGTTGTATCCGAGAACCGCTCCCGTTTCATCATTGAACCGCTGGAGCCGGGCTTCGGCTACACCCTCGGAAACTCCCTCCGCCGTACCCTGCTCTCCTCCATCCCCGGTGCCGCTGTAACCAGCATCCGGATCGATGGCGTGCTGCACGAGTTCACCACGGTTCCGGGTGTCAAGGAAGATGTCACCGAGATCATCCTGAACATCAAGAACCTTTCGGTTTCCTCCGAGCACGACGAGCCGGTTGTTGCTTACCTGCGCAAGCAGGGCCCCGGAGTCGTCACCGCCGCGGACATTGCTCCGCCGGCCGGCGTCGAATTCCACAACCCGGATCTGCACATTGCCACTCTGAACTCGAAGGGCAAGTTCGAACTCGAACTGACCATCGAGCGCGGCCGTGGCTACGTTTCGGCAGCTCAGAACAAGTCCGGCGACTCCGAGATCGGCCGTATTCCGGTTGACTCGATCTACTCGCCGGTCATGAAGGTAACCTTCCGCGTGGAAGCTACCCGTGTTGAGCAGCGCACCGACTTCGACAAGCTCATTGTCGACGTCGAGACCAAGCAGGCAATCGCTCCGCGCGATGCCGTTGCTTCTGCAGGCACCACCCTGGTGGAACTGTTCGGTCTGGCTCGTGAGCTGAACACCGCAGCTGAAGGTATCGAGATTGGCCCGTCGCCGACGGACGCTGCCCTGGCAGCGGACATGGCTCTGCCGATCGAGGATCTGGACCTTACCGTCCGTTCCTACAACTGCCTCAAGCGTGAGGGCATCCACACCGTGGGTGAACTCGTTGCCCGCTCCGAGGCTGACCTGATGGACATCCGTAACTTCGGTGCGAAGTCCATTGACGAGGTCAAGGCAAAGCTCGTCGAACTGGGTCTGTCCCTCAAGGACTCCCCTCCCGGTTTCGATCTCGCAGCCCGCGCCGCAGCCATCGAAGAGGACGACGCCGCGTTCAGCGACGACGAGCTCTAA
- a CDS encoding P1 family peptidase encodes MSAITDVPGIRIGHVQKNDGGWLSGVTVVLPPVGTVGSVDVRGGGPGTHESDALDPTTLVSTVDAIVLTGGSAFGLASATGAQLWCEEQGRGFAVPGTVVPIVPAAAIFDLGRGGDVKARPDADMGYQAAAAAFASGDHAAVERGNVGAGTGAVIARGQYKGGVGTSSITLDGISPDGPVIVGAIAVVNALGTPVGLGPGSARLREARPSAQRVADPVASTEGLNTTLVVIATNAALDVAECKRTASSGHAGLARALDPSHTLADGDTVFALATGAVGLDRSTEQARQVSLITLQSAAAEAVRLAILDGVESAESVSTAAGDFPAYRTVGE; translated from the coding sequence ATGAGTGCTATCACCGATGTGCCAGGCATCCGTATTGGCCACGTTCAGAAGAACGACGGCGGGTGGCTCAGTGGCGTGACCGTCGTCCTTCCGCCCGTGGGAACCGTGGGATCGGTGGATGTGCGCGGGGGAGGTCCTGGTACGCACGAATCTGACGCTCTTGATCCGACAACATTGGTATCCACGGTCGACGCCATCGTGCTGACGGGTGGCAGTGCTTTTGGGCTGGCCTCCGCTACTGGTGCCCAACTCTGGTGTGAGGAGCAGGGCCGGGGCTTTGCCGTTCCCGGGACCGTGGTGCCGATTGTTCCGGCGGCCGCCATCTTCGACCTCGGACGCGGTGGTGACGTGAAAGCGCGACCCGACGCCGACATGGGCTACCAGGCAGCCGCCGCAGCGTTCGCCTCAGGTGACCATGCCGCCGTCGAACGCGGAAACGTTGGTGCTGGCACGGGTGCAGTGATTGCGCGCGGGCAGTACAAAGGCGGCGTCGGTACATCCTCGATCACGCTCGACGGCATCTCTCCTGACGGCCCGGTGATCGTTGGCGCGATCGCGGTCGTGAACGCGCTCGGGACGCCGGTGGGGCTGGGGCCCGGCAGCGCGCGTCTAAGGGAGGCACGACCGAGCGCGCAGAGGGTCGCAGACCCAGTGGCTTCTACGGAAGGGCTCAACACCACGCTCGTCGTCATCGCTACGAATGCTGCGCTGGATGTTGCTGAGTGCAAGCGGACCGCCAGCTCTGGACATGCCGGCCTGGCGCGGGCCTTGGATCCGTCCCATACTTTGGCGGACGGTGACACCGTGTTCGCCCTGGCGACTGGCGCCGTCGGGCTTGATCGCAGTACCGAGCAGGCACGGCAAGTATCGCTGATTACGCTCCAAAGTGCCGCAGCCGAAGCAGTGCGGTTGGCGATCCTGGACGGTGTTGAGTCGGCCGAAAGTGTCTCGACGGCGGCGGGAGACTTCCCTGCTTACCGGACCGTAGGGGAGTGA
- the map gene encoding type I methionyl aminopeptidase gives MAFGQPRIEYKTNEQMRKMHEAGLVLSRALDAAVAAAKAGVTTKDLDEVFAAVLNDAGAKSNFLGYHGFPATICTSVNEEVVHGIPGKRVLHDGDIISIDGGCIVDGWHSDSARTVIVGTADPEDQRLSDVTEAAMWRGIAALAKGKFVGDIGNAIDDYVSSVPGKPLGILEDYVGHGIGSEMHMAPDVLNYRTNHRGPKIRPGLCLAIEPMLVRGGIETATLDDDWTVVTTDGKRSCQWEHSVAVHEKGIWVLSAPDGGAEKLAPLGVVPVPIP, from the coding sequence ATGGCGTTCGGTCAGCCCCGCATCGAGTACAAAACCAACGAGCAAATGCGCAAGATGCACGAGGCCGGTTTGGTCCTCAGCCGTGCCCTTGACGCTGCCGTTGCGGCGGCCAAGGCAGGCGTCACCACCAAGGACCTCGACGAGGTATTTGCTGCCGTCCTGAATGACGCCGGCGCTAAGTCCAACTTCCTTGGTTACCACGGCTTCCCCGCCACCATCTGCACGTCCGTCAACGAGGAAGTCGTCCACGGCATCCCCGGAAAGCGCGTCCTCCACGATGGTGACATTATTTCCATCGACGGCGGCTGCATCGTTGACGGATGGCACTCGGACTCCGCCCGCACTGTCATCGTTGGCACGGCAGACCCTGAGGACCAGCGGCTCTCGGATGTCACCGAGGCCGCCATGTGGCGAGGGATTGCTGCGCTGGCCAAGGGCAAGTTCGTGGGCGATATCGGCAACGCCATTGATGACTACGTTTCTTCCGTCCCCGGTAAGCCGCTGGGCATCCTGGAGGATTACGTGGGCCACGGCATCGGTTCGGAAATGCACATGGCCCCGGACGTCCTGAATTACCGCACCAATCACCGCGGCCCGAAGATCCGCCCGGGGCTGTGCCTCGCGATCGAACCCATGTTGGTGCGCGGTGGCATCGAGACTGCCACCTTGGACGACGACTGGACCGTTGTCACCACCGACGGCAAGCGCTCCTGCCAGTGGGAGCACTCCGTGGCTGTGCACGAAAAGGGCATCTGGGTCTTGTCTGCCCCGGACGGAGGCGCGGAGAAGTTGGCGCCGCTCGGCGTCGTGCCTGTCCCCATCCCGTAA
- a CDS encoding type II secretion system F family protein has product MTPLAWLIIAVIVLPVAYFAWSLATIDRKSVVAIQTNLGSGFAQGVGVNIQRTPLLLGLARKLTPGSYEAKLDQWLAVAGRPKSMPLTKLIAVKPALAFAGALGGVLLVTSNPSPTLIGLGLFLTILLYFLPDLLIYNTGIKRQEAIQLEFPNTLDQMLISVEAGLGFEAAMERASSYGTGPLAMELMRTLQDIQVGRPRQEAYEAMAERSTVHDVRSFVLAVVQADKYGIGIANVLRAQAKQARVKRRQKAEEKAMKLPVKVLFPLMFCIFPVLFIVLLGPAAIKIIQMFS; this is encoded by the coding sequence ATGACTCCCCTGGCCTGGCTGATCATCGCGGTGATCGTCCTCCCCGTCGCCTATTTCGCGTGGTCGTTAGCCACCATCGACCGCAAGTCAGTGGTGGCCATTCAGACTAATCTTGGTTCCGGATTTGCCCAGGGCGTTGGCGTGAATATCCAACGCACCCCGCTTTTATTGGGGTTGGCCCGGAAACTCACACCTGGCAGTTATGAAGCCAAGCTTGATCAATGGCTGGCGGTTGCCGGACGCCCCAAGTCGATGCCCCTGACCAAACTCATCGCCGTCAAACCAGCTCTCGCCTTTGCGGGCGCTCTAGGCGGAGTCTTGCTGGTCACCAGCAACCCGAGCCCCACACTGATCGGCCTTGGGTTGTTCCTGACAATCCTTTTGTACTTCCTTCCGGATCTCCTGATCTATAACACCGGCATCAAGCGCCAAGAAGCCATACAGCTGGAGTTCCCCAACACGTTGGACCAAATGCTCATCTCCGTTGAGGCGGGACTTGGTTTCGAAGCGGCAATGGAACGAGCCTCCTCTTACGGCACGGGACCTTTGGCCATGGAATTGATGCGAACACTCCAAGACATCCAAGTGGGCCGTCCGCGGCAAGAAGCCTACGAGGCTATGGCCGAACGATCCACTGTCCACGACGTCCGTAGCTTCGTCCTTGCAGTGGTCCAGGCCGACAAATATGGCATCGGCATCGCCAACGTCCTCCGTGCACAAGCGAAGCAAGCCCGGGTCAAGCGTCGTCAGAAAGCAGAAGAGAAAGCGATGAAGTTACCCGTCAAGGTACTTTTTCCGTTGATGTTCTGTATCTTCCCGGTGTTGTTCATAGTCCTTCTGGGTCCTGCAGCCATCAAGATCATCCAGATGTTCTCCTGA
- the rpsM gene encoding 30S ribosomal protein S13: MARLAGVDIPREKRLEIALTYIYGVGKTRAHETLAATGISADVRVKDLTDAELVQLRDYIEGNYKVEGDLRREVAADIRRKVEIGSYEGLRHRKGLPVRGQRTKTNARTRKGPKRTVAGKKKAGR; encoded by the coding sequence ATGGCTCGTCTCGCTGGCGTAGACATTCCCCGCGAAAAGCGGTTGGAAATTGCGCTTACTTACATCTACGGCGTGGGCAAGACCCGTGCACACGAAACCCTGGCTGCCACCGGCATCAGCGCTGACGTTCGCGTCAAGGACCTGACTGACGCCGAGCTGGTCCAGCTGCGTGACTACATTGAAGGCAACTACAAGGTTGAGGGTGACCTTCGCCGCGAGGTAGCCGCTGACATCCGCCGCAAGGTTGAGATCGGCAGCTACGAAGGCCTGCGCCACCGCAAGGGCCTGCCCGTACGCGGACAGCGTACGAAGACCAACGCTCGTACCCGTAAGGGCCCGAAGCGCACCGTCGCCGGCAAGAAGAAGGCCGGACGTTAA